Part of the Mycolicibacterium thermoresistibile genome, CGCACCGCCGTCCTTGTTGAACAGTTCGACGTCGACCTTCTCCCAGCCCCCGAGATCATCGATGGTCCACAGCTTCTCCGGCGCCGGGAACTGGTCGGCGAAGTCAGCCGCCACCGCGGGGTCGACCGGCCGGAACCCGGCTTCGGCCCACAGCCGCTGGGCCTCCGGGGTGTACTGGAAGTTCACGAACGCGGTGGCCTTGTCGAGGTGTCGGCTGGTGGTCACCACCGCCACCGGGTTCTCGATCTTGAAGGTCTGCGGCGGGGTGAGGTAGTCGAATCGGTGGCCCTGGCGCCGCGCGTTGATCGCCTCGTTCTCGTAGGCGAGCAGCACGTCGCCGCTGCCCTGCAGGAACACGTCGGTGGCCTCCCGTCCGGAGCCCGGGCGCAGCTTGATGTGTTCGTTCACCAGCCTGGTGACGTAGTCCAGACCGGCCTGCCGGTCCTGCCCGCCCGCGCTCTTAACCGCATACGGCGCCAACAGATTCCATTTGGCCGAGCCGGAACTCAGCGGGCTGGGGGTGATGACCTCGACGTCCGGGCGCAGCAGGTCGTCCCAGTCCCGGATGTTCTTGGGGTTCCCCTCCCGGACCATGAACGTCACCACCGATCCGAACGGGATGCCCTTGGTGGCGTTGGCGTTCCAACCCTCGGCGACCTTGCCGGCCTCGACCAGCCGGGTGATGTCCGGTTCCACCGAGAAGTTCACCAGATCGGCCGGTTTACCGGATTCGACACCGCGGGACTGATCGCCGGACGCCCCGTAGGAGGCCCGCACCTGCACCCCGGTGCCCTCCTCGGTGGCGGCGAACGCCGGGATCACCTTGCTCCAGCCCGGTTCCGGCACGGCGTAGGCGACCAGGGTCAGCGTGGTGTCGGCGTCCGCGTCGCCACCTCCGCCCGGGACGTCGCTGGCGCCGCCGCCGCAGCCGGCGAGCAGCAGGGCGCCGGCGGCGAGGACGCTGAGCGTGCGGGCGCCGCGCCGCCGGAGTGATCTCGCGGGCCGCGGGGACTTCTGACCGGACATCGGGTGACCTTTCCTTCTCTGGGCTTGCAGATGGCCTCAGCTGGACGGGACCTGGAGCCGTCGCACGGAAAGGTGAGATTCTCAGCTGGCAGAACGCGCCGTCGCCGACACCAGACCGCGGACGGAATCGGTGTCAGCAACAACAGCAGGCAGCAAGAACAGCGCACTGGATGCAGGCCGCTGTTTGCATGGCGGGAAGAATAACAGAGCCCTCGACGGGTGCGCAGAACCGCGCGCGCAGATCACCGGCGGCCGGGGCCTCAGCGGCTGAACCACCACATGAGGATCACCAGCAGCACCAGGACGACCAGCACCAACGTCACCCGGGACCGCGGCATACCATTCACGAACGCTCCTGTTCCTCGAGTCCGGCCCGGCGCGCCGGCGGCATCGACCGCAGCAGCCGGACGCCGCGGATCCCGAACCGCAGCGCG contains:
- a CDS encoding sulfate ABC transporter substrate-binding protein; amino-acid sequence: MSGQKSPRPARSLRRRGARTLSVLAAGALLLAGCGGGASDVPGGGGDADADTTLTLVAYAVPEPGWSKVIPAFAATEEGTGVQVRASYGASGDQSRGVESGKPADLVNFSVEPDITRLVEAGKVAEGWNANATKGIPFGSVVTFMVREGNPKNIRDWDDLLRPDVEVITPSPLSSGSAKWNLLAPYAVKSAGGQDRQAGLDYVTRLVNEHIKLRPGSGREATDVFLQGSGDVLLAYENEAINARRQGHRFDYLTPPQTFKIENPVAVVTTSRHLDKATAFVNFQYTPEAQRLWAEAGFRPVDPAVAADFADQFPAPEKLWTIDDLGGWEKVDVELFNKDGGAITKIYIQATG